A region from the Paraurantiacibacter namhicola genome encodes:
- a CDS encoding AtpZ/AtpI family protein, which yields MSKEKPARDPIVEDARIDALEERLKSAREREEERNRPSVKGADANEKLGNQVLGHLLGGPLGGALIGWVIDQFAGTSPWGLLVMLGLGIVVAFRNIIRISGTRP from the coding sequence ATGAGTAAAGAAAAACCCGCCCGGGACCCCATCGTCGAGGATGCGCGGATCGACGCGCTCGAGGAGCGGCTCAAGTCCGCACGCGAGCGTGAAGAGGAGCGCAACCGGCCAAGTGTTAAGGGCGCCGATGCCAATGAAAAGCTCGGCAACCAGGTGCTTGGCCATTTGCTCGGGGGGCCTCTCGGGGGCGCGCTCATCGGCTGGGTCATCGACCAGTTCGCCGGTACGTCGCCCTGGGGTCTGTTGGTGATGCTCGGCCTAGGGATCGTCGTCGCCTTCAGGAACATCATACGGATTTCAGGCACGCGCCCCTGA
- a CDS encoding DUF962 domain-containing protein, whose protein sequence is MTQLESLLTKYAAYHRDRRNIVTHFIGIPLIVLAVVVLLARPTFELGGFTLCPAVFLAAAAAVWYLTVDFRLGIAMFVFLSLCVAIAIPLAAAPTSVWLGSGIALFVVGWIIQFVGHGYEGRKPAFLDDMKSLLVGPLFVMAELAFLLGMRKELQSRIEAAHP, encoded by the coding sequence ATGACACAGCTGGAATCGCTTCTTACAAAATACGCCGCCTATCACCGCGACCGGCGCAATATCGTGACGCACTTCATCGGCATTCCGCTGATCGTGCTGGCAGTGGTGGTCCTGCTGGCCCGCCCGACTTTCGAGCTGGGCGGCTTCACCTTGTGTCCCGCCGTCTTCCTGGCTGCCGCTGCGGCGGTCTGGTACCTGACGGTAGACTTCCGCCTCGGCATCGCGATGTTCGTCTTCCTGTCGCTGTGCGTGGCCATCGCCATCCCACTCGCCGCCGCCCCGACATCGGTGTGGCTGGGCAGCGGCATAGCCCTGTTCGTGGTGGGCTGGATCATCCAGTTCGTCGGCCACGGTTATGAAGGCCGTAAGCCAGCATTCCTCGACGATATGAAGAGCCTGCTGGTTGGCCCGCTGTTCGTGATGGCAGAACTCGCCTTCCTTTTGGGCATGCGCAAGGAATTGCAGAGCCGGATCGAGGCGGCCCACCCGTAA
- a CDS encoding ATPase: protein MPQIAQIAETYSSQVFWLLVIFGLVFFVIGRGMVPKVMDTVAQRDGQIASDLAAAQAARDGADEQEEAWRKRENANRARAQDIVAEAKAGANASTEKKLAAAQKRIDKKLDEAEARISESRTAAASEIEAVAAEAAQDIVERLAGIKVAKAKAGKAVKEAMHHG from the coding sequence ATGCCCCAGATAGCCCAGATCGCCGAGACATACTCCAGCCAGGTTTTCTGGCTGCTGGTCATCTTCGGCCTGGTTTTCTTCGTCATCGGCCGCGGGATGGTTCCCAAGGTCATGGACACCGTTGCCCAGCGCGACGGCCAGATCGCGTCGGACCTCGCAGCAGCGCAGGCTGCCCGCGACGGTGCGGACGAGCAGGAGGAAGCCTGGCGCAAGCGTGAGAATGCCAACCGCGCCCGCGCGCAGGACATCGTGGCCGAGGCGAAGGCAGGTGCCAACGCCTCGACCGAGAAGAAGCTGGCCGCTGCGCAGAAGCGTATCGACAAGAAGCTGGACGAGGCGGAAGCACGGATCTCCGAATCCCGCACCGCCGCTGCGTCCGAAATCGAAGCCGTCGCCGCCGAGGCCGCGCAGGACATCGTCGAGCGCCTGGCCGGTATCAAGGTGGCCAAGGCCAAGGCCGGCAAGGCCGTGAAGGAAGCAATGCACCATGGCTGA
- the gloB gene encoding hydroxyacylglutathione hydrolase, producing MLQIHQFPCLSDNYGFLVHDDASGETAAIDTPDGAEYLRQAEAKGWRITQIWNTHWHPDHAGGNKAIVEATGARTIAPQEVDRIAPIDRVVADGDSVSLGQHIADVIDVSGHTNGHVAFHLPGDGIAFVGDSLFALGCGRMFEGTPPQFWASLQRLKSLPPETTLYCAHEYTQANAAFALHADPDNAALAEYAQDIANRRERNEPTVPFTLERELATNPFLRADAAEMREKWGGEQPHETFAALRAAKDAF from the coding sequence ATGCTGCAAATCCACCAGTTCCCTTGCCTGTCCGACAATTACGGCTTCCTCGTCCATGACGACGCCAGCGGCGAGACCGCAGCAATCGACACGCCAGATGGTGCTGAGTACCTGCGACAGGCAGAGGCGAAGGGCTGGCGCATCACGCAGATCTGGAACACCCACTGGCATCCTGACCATGCCGGCGGTAACAAGGCTATCGTGGAGGCTACAGGCGCGAGGACCATTGCCCCGCAGGAAGTCGACCGCATCGCCCCCATCGACCGCGTCGTGGCAGATGGGGATAGCGTCAGCCTGGGTCAGCACATTGCGGATGTGATCGACGTCTCCGGCCATACGAACGGGCATGTGGCCTTCCACCTGCCCGGCGACGGCATCGCCTTTGTCGGCGATTCGCTTTTCGCGCTGGGCTGCGGCCGCATGTTCGAGGGCACCCCGCCGCAATTCTGGGCGAGCCTCCAGCGGCTGAAATCACTCCCGCCGGAGACCACGCTCTATTGCGCGCATGAGTACACGCAGGCCAACGCCGCCTTCGCGCTCCACGCAGACCCGGATAACGCGGCGCTTGCCGAATATGCTCAGGACATCGCCAATAGGCGCGAGCGGAACGAACCCACCGTGCCCTTTACGCTGGAACGCGAGCTGGCGACCAACCCGTTCCTGCGAGCGGACGCTGCGGAGATGCGTGAGAAATGGGGCGGCGAGCAGCCGCACGAGACCTTTGCTGCGCTCAGGGCCGCAAAGGACGCGTTTTAG
- the rpsA gene encoding 30S ribosomal protein S1 yields the protein MADSANPTRDDFEALLNEQLGGAEDGGFEGRVVHGTVTAIENGMAVIDVGLKSEGRINLKEFMRNDDEHGLEVGSEVEVFVDRVENADGEAMLSRDRARREAAWDKLESEFGEGKRVEGRIFGRVKGGFTVDLDGAVAFLPGSQVDIRPVRDVTPLMDMPQPFQILKMDRKRGNIVVSRRAVLEETRAEQRSELIDKLAEGQVIDGVVKNITDYGAFVDLGGIDGLLHVTDMSYKRVNHPSEMIEIGQTVTVQIVRINAETQRISLGMKQLESDPWEGVGAKYPISAKVTGTVTNITEYGAFVELEPGIEGLVHVSEMSWTKKNVHPGKIVSTSQEVEVLVLEVDAEKRRISLGLKQAQSNPWDDFAEKYPVGAKVEGEVKNATEFGLFIGLPGDVDGMVHMSDIAWGISGEDALALHRKGEEVEAIVLDVDVEKERISLGMKQLEKGAPSAEGAAGAGSLRRGEVVTVNVLEVRDGGLEVQVGEDGATGFIKRSDLGRDRDEQRPDRFQVGQKLDAMVTGFDRSKKPNFSVKAHQIAEEKQAVAQFGSSDSGASLGDILGEALKKSDD from the coding sequence ATGGCCGATAGTGCCAACCCGACGCGCGACGATTTCGAAGCGCTTCTCAACGAACAGCTCGGCGGTGCCGAGGACGGCGGCTTCGAAGGCCGCGTGGTGCACGGAACCGTCACCGCAATCGAAAACGGCATGGCCGTTATCGATGTTGGCCTGAAGAGTGAAGGCCGCATCAATCTCAAGGAATTCATGCGTAACGACGACGAGCACGGCCTCGAAGTCGGCTCCGAGGTCGAAGTCTTCGTCGACCGCGTCGAGAACGCAGACGGCGAAGCCATGCTCAGCCGCGACCGCGCCCGCCGCGAAGCCGCCTGGGACAAGCTGGAAAGCGAGTTCGGCGAAGGCAAGCGCGTCGAAGGCCGCATCTTCGGCCGCGTGAAGGGTGGCTTCACGGTCGACCTCGACGGCGCCGTGGCCTTCCTGCCCGGCAGCCAGGTGGACATCCGCCCCGTGCGCGACGTCACCCCGTTGATGGACATGCCGCAGCCGTTCCAGATCCTGAAGATGGACCGCAAGCGCGGCAACATCGTCGTTTCCCGCCGTGCCGTGCTGGAAGAGACCCGCGCCGAGCAGCGCAGCGAACTGATCGACAAGCTGGCCGAAGGCCAGGTGATCGACGGTGTGGTCAAGAACATCACCGATTACGGCGCCTTCGTGGACCTGGGCGGCATCGACGGCCTGCTCCACGTCACGGACATGAGCTACAAGCGCGTCAACCACCCCAGCGAGATGATCGAAATCGGCCAGACCGTGACCGTGCAGATCGTGCGCATCAATGCCGAAACGCAGCGCATCAGCCTGGGCATGAAGCAGCTGGAAAGCGATCCGTGGGAAGGCGTTGGCGCCAAGTACCCGATCAGCGCCAAGGTCACCGGTACCGTCACGAACATCACCGAATACGGTGCCTTCGTGGAGCTGGAGCCGGGCATCGAAGGCCTGGTCCACGTGTCCGAAATGAGCTGGACCAAGAAGAACGTCCACCCCGGCAAGATCGTCTCCACCAGCCAGGAAGTTGAAGTCCTGGTTCTGGAGGTGGACGCCGAGAAGCGCCGCATCTCGCTCGGCCTCAAGCAGGCCCAGAGCAACCCGTGGGACGACTTCGCAGAGAAGTATCCGGTGGGCGCCAAGGTCGAAGGCGAAGTCAAGAACGCCACCGAATTCGGCCTGTTCATCGGCCTTCCGGGCGACGTCGACGGCATGGTTCACATGTCCGACATCGCATGGGGCATCTCGGGTGAAGACGCCCTGGCCCTGCACCGCAAGGGCGAAGAAGTCGAAGCCATCGTTCTCGACGTCGATGTCGAGAAGGAGCGCATCAGCCTCGGCATGAAGCAGCTCGAAAAGGGTGCGCCGAGTGCAGAAGGTGCCGCTGGCGCCGGTTCGCTGCGCCGCGGCGAAGTGGTTACGGTCAACGTGCTGGAAGTTCGCGACGGCGGCCTGGAAGTCCAGGTTGGCGAAGATGGTGCGACCGGCTTCATCAAGCGCAGCGACCTCGGCCGCGACCGCGACGAACAGCGTCCCGACCGTTTCCAGGTCGGCCAGAAGCTGGACGCCATGGTCACCGGTTTCGACCGTTCCAAGAAGCCCAACTTCTCCGTCAAGGCGCACCAGATCGCCGAAGAGAAGCAGGCCGTCGCACAGTTCGGTTCGTCCGACTCCGGCGCGTCGTTGGGCGACATCCTGGGCGAAGCGCTCAAGAAGTCCGACGACTAA
- a CDS encoding F0F1 ATP synthase subunit C encodes MDLEAAKMIGAGLAAIGAGMAALGVGNVFGSFLESALRNPGAADGQQGRLFIGFAAAELLGLLAFVVAMIILFV; translated from the coding sequence ATGGATCTCGAAGCTGCAAAGATGATCGGTGCCGGTCTGGCCGCAATCGGTGCCGGCATGGCCGCACTGGGCGTGGGTAACGTCTTCGGTTCGTTCCTGGAAAGCGCCCTGCGCAACCCGGGTGCTGCAGACGGCCAGCAGGGCCGCCTGTTCATCGGCTTCGCCGCTGCCGAGCTTCTCGGCCTGCTGGCGTTCGTCGTTGCAATGATCATTCTGTTCGTCTGA
- a CDS encoding PAS domain-containing protein, with the protein MLDQSTDCVKLVNLDGYLEYMNANGRAAMEIDDFSGVAGTALTSLWPASSAKRLSLAIERASKGDKDRFEAFCPTAKGNDRWWDVSVSPVRNDGEVSRILISSRDVTDRHLAERDSETRREADISARQDRIVAGELAHKARNQIAVITALTRLTLRGDPALEDGAKRLIERITHLGLAINALVGTEGKSARLLEDIVSAVLGDGDGSGPVMIGAIPPLSLTENDVRTMALVLGELHSNALKHGALSHEGGSLVLYFDPVPGGVRMRWKETGMADCREPSQLGTGSDLIRRMTMGQPKAGTFEWEPDGLYFEMIINASSPPPRAG; encoded by the coding sequence ATGCTGGACCAGAGCACCGACTGCGTGAAGCTGGTCAATCTGGATGGCTATCTCGAATACATGAACGCCAATGGCCGCGCGGCCATGGAGATCGACGACTTTTCGGGTGTTGCAGGTACGGCGCTGACCAGCCTGTGGCCGGCGTCGAGTGCAAAGCGCCTGTCCCTCGCCATCGAACGCGCCAGCAAGGGCGACAAGGATCGCTTCGAAGCCTTCTGCCCCACGGCCAAGGGCAATGACCGCTGGTGGGACGTGTCTGTGTCGCCTGTGCGCAATGACGGCGAAGTCAGCCGTATCCTGATATCCTCGCGCGATGTGACCGACAGGCACCTTGCGGAGCGTGACAGCGAGACTCGCCGCGAAGCCGACATCTCCGCCAGGCAGGACCGCATCGTCGCGGGCGAGCTGGCGCATAAGGCCCGCAACCAGATCGCGGTCATCACCGCCCTCACGCGCCTGACCCTGCGCGGCGATCCCGCGCTTGAAGACGGGGCAAAGCGGCTGATCGAGCGGATTACGCACCTAGGGTTAGCCATCAACGCGCTGGTCGGCACGGAAGGCAAGTCTGCCCGGCTGCTGGAAGATATCGTCTCTGCAGTGCTGGGCGATGGGGACGGCAGCGGACCCGTGATGATCGGCGCTATACCGCCCCTTTCCCTAACCGAGAACGATGTCCGGACCATGGCGCTGGTGCTGGGCGAGCTGCACTCGAACGCGCTGAAGCACGGCGCGCTGTCGCACGAGGGCGGTAGCCTTGTGCTCTATTTCGATCCTGTGCCGGGCGGCGTTCGCATGCGCTGGAAGGAAACCGGCATGGCCGATTGCCGTGAGCCATCGCAGCTGGGCACGGGCAGCGACCTGATCCGCCGCATGACGATGGGCCAGCCCAAGGCCGGGACTTTCGAATGGGAGCCGGACGGGCTCTATTTCGAGATGATTATCAACGCCAGCAGCCCGCCGCCGCGCGCAGGCTAA
- a CDS encoding F0F1 ATP synthase subunit A produces the protein MAGETAKVDPMYQFTIEPLFGSQGWELAGFNIAFTNSALWMTITLVVLWVFMLGGMKRQLVPGRWQMMVETFTGFIDDMLEANIGKAGRKYVPYIFSLFMFILFANLLGLMPLGVVGVHPFTFTSHFTVTGVLAILSFAIVLVVGFFKHGIKFFSLFIPSGTPLPMVLVIFPIELVSFLFRPFSLALRLFVAMMAGHVLLEVLSSFVIDGWNAGAGFGLLVGLPSFLLMIAICALEILVAGIQAYVFALLSSLYINDAENLH, from the coding sequence GTGGCAGGCGAGACGGCTAAGGTCGATCCGATGTACCAGTTCACCATCGAACCGCTTTTCGGTTCGCAGGGCTGGGAACTGGCGGGTTTCAACATTGCATTCACCAACAGCGCGTTGTGGATGACGATCACGCTGGTCGTGCTGTGGGTATTCATGCTTGGCGGCATGAAGCGCCAGCTGGTGCCGGGCCGCTGGCAGATGATGGTGGAAACCTTCACCGGCTTCATCGACGACATGCTGGAAGCCAACATCGGCAAGGCCGGGCGCAAATATGTGCCTTATATCTTCAGCCTGTTCATGTTCATCCTCTTCGCCAACCTGCTTGGCCTCATGCCGCTGGGCGTCGTCGGCGTGCACCCGTTCACCTTTACCAGCCACTTCACCGTCACCGGTGTGCTGGCCATCCTGTCCTTCGCGATCGTCCTGGTCGTCGGCTTCTTCAAGCACGGCATCAAGTTCTTCAGCCTGTTCATTCCCAGCGGCACGCCGCTGCCGATGGTGCTGGTGATCTTCCCGATCGAGCTGGTGTCCTTCCTGTTCCGCCCGTTCAGCCTGGCGCTGCGACTGTTCGTTGCAATGATGGCCGGCCACGTGCTGCTGGAAGTGCTGTCCAGCTTCGTGATCGACGGCTGGAATGCCGGCGCCGGTTTCGGCCTGCTGGTGGGCCTTCCCAGCTTCCTGCTGATGATTGCCATCTGCGCGCTGGAAATCCTGGTTGCCGGCATCCAGGCCTACGTCTTCGCATTGCTCAGCTCGCTGTACATCAACGACGCTGAAAACCTTCACTAA
- the radC gene encoding RadC family protein, with product MSARRAEPQANGKSAPAAGHTGHRARLRERLLSGGAEALADYEVLEYLLFAGNPRGDTKPAANALLERFGSLAGVLNADAGALQDVSGVGEAAAGALKATALAARRMARSQVQQKPVLGSWQALLDYLAIDMAHLTVERVRVLYLDTRNRLIRDHHLGDGSIDEAAIHPREVVKTALEVGATAMILVHNHPSGNPEPSRADIQVTQRIADAGRLLGISVHDHVIVGREGHVSLKAKGLI from the coding sequence ATGTCGGCCAGGCGCGCTGAACCGCAGGCGAACGGCAAGTCCGCCCCAGCTGCGGGCCATACCGGCCATCGCGCGCGGCTGCGCGAGCGGCTGCTGTCCGGCGGCGCTGAGGCGCTGGCGGATTACGAGGTGCTGGAATATCTCCTGTTCGCCGGCAACCCGCGCGGCGACACCAAGCCGGCGGCCAACGCCCTGCTGGAACGCTTCGGCTCGCTCGCCGGCGTGCTGAATGCGGATGCCGGCGCCCTGCAGGATGTGTCCGGCGTGGGAGAGGCCGCAGCAGGCGCTCTGAAGGCCACCGCCCTTGCCGCCCGGCGCATGGCCCGCAGCCAGGTGCAGCAGAAACCCGTGCTGGGCAGCTGGCAGGCGCTGCTCGATTACCTGGCGATAGACATGGCGCACCTGACCGTGGAGCGCGTGCGCGTGCTGTATCTCGACACGCGCAACCGCCTGATCCGCGATCACCACCTTGGCGATGGAAGCATTGACGAGGCGGCAATCCATCCGCGCGAAGTGGTCAAGACCGCGTTGGAGGTGGGTGCGACGGCCATGATCCTTGTCCACAACCACCCCAGCGGCAATCCCGAACCCAGCCGCGCCGATATCCAGGTCACGCAGCGGATCGCCGATGCCGGGCGATTGCTGGGCATAAGTGTGCACGACCATGTCATTGTCGGGCGCGAGGGCCATGTCAGCCTGAAAGCCAAGGGCTTGATTTGA
- a CDS encoding YnbE family lipoprotein, whose protein sequence is MKDATLTGAAICAHMPAMRRQGSTGGRTRGSTVRVAMALALGASAAGCVTVNAPDEPIVIELNVNITQEVIYRLAQDAGNTIEEQPGIF, encoded by the coding sequence ATGAAGGATGCAACATTGACCGGAGCTGCCATTTGCGCGCACATGCCAGCCATGAGGCGGCAAGGCAGCACAGGCGGGCGAACCCGCGGAAGTACGGTCAGGGTGGCGATGGCGCTGGCCCTTGGCGCGTCGGCCGCCGGTTGCGTGACGGTAAACGCACCGGACGAGCCGATCGTGATCGAGCTGAACGTCAACATCACCCAGGAAGTGATTTATCGCCTGGCACAGGATGCCGGCAACACGATTGAAGAGCAGCCGGGCATTTTCTGA
- a CDS encoding intermembrane phospholipid transport protein YdbH family protein codes for MAQSAQNTSETGREPEPKAGKRRLVWRWFLMPVLLIVGLAVAAAWLQRQELARSAIEDYFEGHGVEARYDITRISPRKQVIENVVLGDPASPDLTVKRIIVSIIPKLGLPTVRRVKLEGARLYGTFRDGELSFGALDPILLAGDGGEPELPDLDMTIRDGRVLMQTDFGDFGVKLSGAGNLSGGFEGVLAVASRDAAFGGCTLDGATLYGDFAIEAQRPLFQGPLRIADARCADAGVELADVAVTLDALVDAGLKGVDATYELAAGRGAIGDARMASLRGEGRVSYRDAEFNARYDLVGSDVRTSQANLAALSLDGTIRALDGFSSLRAEAGFEGTGLQPGTGLTGSLASAAAAAEGTLASDLLRKFGAAVEAELPGSALSGKVTLRRTGSVTSVIVPRADVSGRTGRLLQLSDLQYAAGGNGPMRLSGRFVTGGRDLPRIDGRIERRGSGGFDARLSMARYTAGNSSLALPSLSINSIPGGFRFSGDALASGDIPGGAAQGLQLPLAGTWTNGQLAMWQGCTDVRFDRLALADLSLDGRALTLCPARGQPILRYGPGGLRLAAGAPSLDLSGRLGSTPVRVASGPVGMAWPGTLSARNLDVALGPAGNATRFQLAGLTAQLGGPLAGTFEGTDILLDAVPLDMRDASGAWRYSGGRLEITDAELRVEDRAEPDRFNPLFARGAALTLFDNLVTANADLRHPLGDRLVARTAIRHDLSTSIGSADLDVPGITFVSGTRAVSVPQIDQVASGGFQPTDLTPLALGVVALVDGTVTGQGRIDWDDAGVRSTGQFTTDALDLAAAFGPVEKARGTIVFTDLLGLTTAPDQLIEVGTINPGIEVYDGEIRFQMTDGERLAVTSARWPFLGGFLSMRPVTLNLGVEEFRTYQLDVEGMEASMFVARMELNNFSATGTFDGTIPLVFDPQGNGRIEGGMLVSRPPGGNVSYQGDLLYEDMPMMAEFAFQALRSLDFKRMRIALDGALAGELVTRVRFDGVSQGEGAENNLITRQFAKLPLRFDVNIRAPFQQLLSSVRSLYDPSAIRDPRDLGLVDADGRVIRASISGQEAPPEPDPMDIPDEAVIQRPESEDVE; via the coding sequence ATGGCTCAGTCCGCTCAAAACACAAGCGAAACCGGGCGAGAGCCGGAGCCGAAGGCGGGCAAGCGCAGGCTTGTGTGGCGCTGGTTCCTGATGCCCGTGCTGCTGATTGTGGGGCTGGCGGTGGCGGCCGCATGGCTGCAGCGGCAGGAGCTCGCCCGCAGTGCGATCGAGGACTATTTCGAAGGGCACGGCGTCGAAGCGCGCTACGACATCACCCGCATCAGCCCGCGCAAGCAGGTGATCGAGAATGTCGTCCTGGGCGATCCGGCAAGCCCGGACCTGACGGTGAAGCGCATCATCGTCTCCATCATCCCGAAGCTTGGCCTGCCCACGGTCCGGCGCGTGAAGCTGGAGGGCGCACGGCTTTACGGGACGTTCCGCGATGGCGAGCTGAGCTTCGGCGCGCTGGACCCGATCCTGCTGGCAGGCGACGGCGGCGAGCCGGAGCTGCCCGATCTCGACATGACCATCCGCGACGGCCGCGTGCTGATGCAGACAGATTTCGGCGATTTCGGCGTGAAGCTTTCCGGCGCGGGCAATCTCAGCGGCGGCTTCGAGGGCGTGCTGGCTGTTGCGTCGCGCGATGCCGCTTTCGGAGGCTGCACGCTGGACGGGGCGACCCTGTATGGCGACTTCGCCATCGAGGCACAGCGACCGCTGTTCCAGGGGCCGCTGAGGATAGCAGATGCGCGCTGCGCCGATGCGGGCGTGGAGCTGGCGGACGTGGCTGTCACGCTGGACGCGCTGGTCGATGCCGGCCTGAAGGGTGTCGACGCGACGTACGAGCTTGCCGCCGGGCGCGGCGCCATCGGCGATGCGCGCATGGCCAGCCTGCGCGGCGAGGGGCGCGTCAGTTACCGCGATGCGGAATTCAACGCACGTTACGACCTTGTCGGCAGCGATGTGCGTACATCGCAGGCCAATCTGGCAGCGCTGTCGCTGGACGGCACGATCCGCGCGCTGGACGGCTTCTCCAGCCTGCGCGCGGAGGCCGGGTTCGAGGGTACGGGCCTGCAACCGGGCACCGGCCTCACCGGATCGCTGGCCTCCGCCGCCGCTGCTGCCGAGGGCACGCTGGCCAGCGACCTGCTGCGCAAGTTCGGTGCCGCAGTCGAAGCGGAGCTGCCGGGCAGCGCCCTGTCGGGTAAGGTGACGCTGCGGCGTACCGGCTCCGTTACCTCGGTCATCGTGCCGCGCGCCGATGTCAGCGGGCGTACTGGGCGGCTGCTCCAGCTTTCGGACCTGCAATATGCTGCGGGCGGAAACGGTCCCATGCGCCTGTCCGGTCGTTTCGTCACCGGCGGGCGCGACCTGCCGCGGATCGATGGACGGATAGAGCGGCGCGGATCGGGCGGCTTCGATGCGCGGCTGTCGATGGCGCGATATACTGCCGGAAACAGCAGCCTCGCGCTGCCATCGCTATCGATCAACAGCATTCCGGGCGGCTTTCGTTTCAGCGGCGATGCGCTGGCCAGCGGGGACATTCCCGGCGGCGCGGCGCAGGGGCTGCAATTGCCACTGGCGGGGACCTGGACGAATGGCCAGCTGGCCATGTGGCAGGGCTGCACCGATGTGCGGTTCGACAGGCTGGCACTGGCCGACCTTTCGCTGGATGGCCGCGCGCTCACCCTGTGCCCGGCACGCGGGCAGCCGATCCTGCGCTATGGCCCCGGTGGCTTGAGGCTGGCGGCAGGCGCGCCCTCGCTGGACCTGTCCGGACGGCTTGGCTCCACGCCCGTCCGCGTGGCTAGCGGGCCCGTCGGCATGGCCTGGCCCGGCACGCTGTCGGCGCGCAATTTGGACGTGGCGCTTGGCCCTGCAGGCAATGCCACGCGTTTCCAGCTTGCGGGCCTGACCGCGCAGCTCGGTGGGCCGCTGGCGGGGACATTCGAAGGGACGGACATCCTGCTCGACGCCGTGCCACTCGACATGCGCGATGCGTCGGGGGCGTGGAGGTATAGCGGCGGGCGGCTGGAAATCACCGATGCGGAACTGCGGGTGGAGGACCGGGCCGAGCCTGATCGTTTCAACCCGCTGTTCGCGCGCGGTGCGGCGCTGACCCTGTTCGACAATCTTGTGACCGCGAATGCGGACCTGCGGCACCCGCTGGGCGACCGGCTGGTGGCGCGGACCGCCATCCGGCATGACCTCTCCACCAGTATCGGCAGCGCGGATCTGGATGTGCCCGGCATCACCTTCGTCAGCGGGACGCGGGCCGTGTCCGTGCCCCAGATCGACCAGGTGGCATCGGGCGGGTTCCAGCCCACCGACCTGACCCCGCTCGCTCTCGGCGTGGTCGCACTGGTCGATGGGACGGTGACGGGGCAGGGCCGTATAGACTGGGACGATGCCGGCGTGCGCAGCACCGGACAGTTCACAACGGATGCGCTCGACCTGGCTGCGGCGTTCGGGCCTGTCGAGAAGGCACGCGGCACGATCGTCTTCACGGACCTGCTGGGGCTCACCACCGCGCCGGACCAGCTGATCGAGGTTGGAACAATCAATCCGGGTATCGAGGTCTATGACGGCGAAATTCGCTTCCAGATGACTGATGGCGAGCGGCTGGCCGTGACCAGCGCGCGCTGGCCGTTCCTCGGCGGCTTCTTGAGCATGCGGCCTGTCACCTTGAACCTGGGCGTGGAGGAATTCCGCACTTACCAGCTAGATGTGGAGGGCATGGAAGCAAGCATGTTCGTCGCCCGGATGGAGCTCAACAATTTCAGCGCCACGGGTACCTTCGACGGTACGATCCCGCTGGTCTTCGATCCTCAGGGCAACGGGCGGATCGAAGGCGGCATGCTCGTCTCTCGCCCACCCGGGGGCAATGTCTCCTACCAGGGCGACCTGCTCTACGAGGACATGCCGATGATGGCGGAGTTCGCCTTCCAGGCGCTGCGCTCACTCGATTTCAAGCGGATGCGGATTGCGCTGGACGGCGCGCTGGCCGGTGAACTGGTCACCCGCGTACGCTTTGACGGCGTCTCGCAAGGGGAGGGCGCGGAGAACAACCTTATCACCCGCCAGTTCGCCAAGTTGCCGCTGCGCTTCGACGTCAATATCCGCGCGCCGTTCCAGCAATTGCTCAGCTCCGTGCGCTCGCTCTACGATCCCTCGGCCATTCGCGACCCACGCGACCTGGGGCTGGTGGATGCCGATGGCCGCGTGATCCGGGCCAGCATTTCCGGGCAGGAAGCCCCGCCCGAACCCGATCCCATGGATATACCCGATGAAGCCGTCATTCAGCGGCCCGAAAGCGAGGATGTGGAATGA
- a CDS encoding YdbL family protein, protein MKTMSKFSQAALAGAAIAMAVGGAVSPAFAQRDAAYEQARQSGQVGEKMDGYLGVVGSGNAALRAMVDDINIKRRAVYAEKAKAANATLEEYAFTSGCLLISRTVPGEKYQAPDGSWQTRTSAPPMRDSRCP, encoded by the coding sequence ATGAAGACGATGTCCAAATTTTCGCAAGCCGCACTGGCCGGTGCAGCCATCGCCATGGCCGTGGGCGGCGCGGTCTCTCCCGCATTCGCGCAGCGCGATGCCGCTTACGAGCAGGCCCGCCAGAGCGGCCAGGTGGGCGAGAAGATGGATGGCTACCTCGGCGTCGTGGGCAGCGGCAATGCCGCGCTGCGCGCCATGGTGGATGACATCAATATCAAGCGCCGCGCGGTTTATGCCGAGAAGGCTAAGGCTGCGAATGCCACGCTGGAGGAATACGCGTTCACCTCCGGCTGCCTGCTGATTTCCCGCACCGTGCCGGGCGAGAAGTACCAGGCGCCCGATGGCAGCTGGCAGACCCGCACGTCCGCGCCTCCAATGCGCGATTCGCGCTGCCCGTAA